The following proteins are encoded in a genomic region of Candidatus Edwardsbacteria bacterium:
- a CDS encoding proline--tRNA ligase codes for MRWSKAFIPTIKEDQAEAEMQSHQLMLRSGMIRQLTAGVYEYLPLGWRVFLKVMQIVREEMNRAGAQELFLPALAPAEIWQESGRWEDFGDEMFRVKDRKKRDYALCPTHEEIITDLARAKLRSYRDLPQNWYQMQVKFRDEPRPRSGVLRVRHFIMKDAYSMDRDQAGLDVSYQAMYDAYHRIFSRCGIKFFVVGASSGLMGGSGSQEFMVASPSGEDSCAVCPACGYAANLEVAQSQVASPAYPAAALAEVPTPEKRTVEEVCRFLKIPASQLVKSLLYMADGQPVFALVRGDDELNESKLQTALGSGNFRPATPEEVLKTTQANVGFISPVGIDGIRVLADLALQGARGMVSGANKDHHHLSGIDLARDVQVEKYADLRMVRAEEPCLKCGQPLIVTQAIELGHVFKLGTKYSQALKAHFVDEDGGEKPLVMGSYGIGIERVAACIIEQSHDEAGIIWPLAVAPYQVIISQLGGPGTESANVSESLYNELQDARFEVLLDDRQERPGFKFKDADLTGIPIRINVGEKSLREGLVEIKQRKDGQVFKVRPEEVRRKIQELTSVEMWPLKQQ; via the coding sequence TTGCGCTGGAGTAAAGCTTTCATACCCACCATCAAGGAGGACCAGGCCGAGGCCGAGATGCAGAGCCATCAGCTGATGCTGAGATCCGGAATGATCCGCCAGCTGACCGCCGGGGTCTACGAATATCTGCCCCTGGGGTGGCGGGTGTTCCTGAAGGTGATGCAGATAGTCCGGGAGGAGATGAACCGGGCCGGGGCCCAGGAGCTTTTTCTGCCGGCCCTGGCGCCGGCCGAGATCTGGCAGGAGAGCGGGCGGTGGGAGGATTTCGGGGACGAGATGTTCCGGGTCAAGGACCGCAAGAAACGGGACTATGCCCTGTGCCCCACCCACGAGGAGATCATCACCGACCTGGCCCGGGCCAAGCTCCGTTCCTACCGGGACCTGCCCCAGAACTGGTACCAGATGCAGGTCAAGTTCCGCGACGAGCCCCGGCCCCGCTCCGGGGTGCTCCGGGTGAGGCACTTCATCATGAAGGACGCCTACAGCATGGACCGGGACCAGGCCGGGCTGGATGTCTCCTACCAGGCCATGTACGACGCCTATCACCGGATATTCTCCCGCTGCGGCATCAAATTCTTCGTGGTGGGGGCCTCCTCCGGGTTGATGGGGGGCAGCGGCTCCCAGGAGTTCATGGTGGCCTCGCCCTCCGGGGAGGATTCCTGCGCGGTCTGCCCGGCCTGCGGCTACGCCGCCAATCTGGAAGTGGCCCAATCCCAGGTCGCCAGCCCGGCCTATCCCGCTGCGGCACTGGCCGAGGTGCCCACCCCGGAGAAGCGGACGGTGGAGGAGGTCTGCCGGTTCCTGAAAATTCCCGCCTCGCAGCTGGTCAAGAGCCTGCTGTATATGGCGGACGGCCAGCCGGTGTTCGCCCTGGTCCGGGGCGACGACGAGTTGAACGAGTCCAAGCTCCAGACGGCCCTGGGGTCGGGCAACTTCCGTCCGGCCACCCCGGAGGAGGTGCTTAAAACAACCCAGGCCAATGTGGGCTTCATCTCCCCGGTGGGGATCGACGGCATAAGAGTGCTGGCCGACCTGGCTCTGCAGGGGGCCCGGGGCATGGTCTCCGGCGCCAATAAGGACCACCATCACCTGAGCGGCATCGACCTGGCCCGCGACGTCCAGGTGGAGAAGTATGCCGACCTCCGGATGGTCAGGGCCGAGGAGCCCTGCCTAAAATGCGGCCAGCCGCTGATAGTCACCCAGGCCATCGAGCTGGGGCATGTCTTCAAGCTGGGCACCAAGTATTCCCAGGCTTTAAAAGCGCATTTCGTGGACGAGGACGGCGGCGAGAAGCCGCTGGTGATGGGCTCCTACGGCATCGGCATCGAGCGGGTGGCGGCCTGCATCATCGAGCAGAGCCACGACGAAGCGGGCATCATCTGGCCGCTGGCGGTGGCGCCCTATCAGGTGATTATCAGCCAGCTGGGCGGGCCGGGCACCGAATCGGCCAATGTTTCGGAATCCCTGTACAATGAACTGCAGGACGCCCGGTTCGAGGTCCTGCTGGACGACCGCCAGGAGCGGCCGGGCTTCAAGTTCAAGGACGCCGACCTGACCGGCATTCCCATCCGCATCAACGTGGGGGAGAAGAGCCTGCGGGAGGGGCTGGTGGAGATCAAACAGCGCAAGGACGGGCAGGTGTTCAAGGTGCGCCCCGAGGAGGTACGCCGCAAGATCCAGGAGCTGACCTCGGTGGAGATGTGGCCGCTGAAGCAGCAGTAG
- a CDS encoding peptidylprolyl isomerase yields the protein MLRSLRKMKRWLSTALILSLTIALTSCSSRNKTIASVGGSKITLGEFQDAYKPPMIPGDSAAVLAGKQELLNRMVDQKLMVNEAVARGMDKDPKLVQDLEELKKNILLQELYRDEILKRAQPSDSDVKKFYDRLGKEAKASHILVKTEEEAKEVAQALKGGGDFAQLAGSKSVDRGSAQRGGDLGWFGWGKMVEEFQAAAFSMKPGQTSKPIKTAFGFHIIRLDSLREVPLQPFEEMKDRIKQQISSTRPRELANKYITKLRDGANIKIKGDIIQALAAKQAPGQPLPALPQASPEELKKTVITYNGGSWTVQTLYDNVNRYMRGALDLNQADRLKEQVEGLIVSDLLLARAKSKGIEQNPKVKAQLSRTRDNMLAEAYYREDVSGKVMLGPDQAKKYYQDNKKEFFQPAKALVYIIAVPEKAQAQEIYDLLNKGADFSQLARERSVDPSKASGGALRWVESNDAELPELSRMAFGLALNQPSRPFAYRNNFAVIKVTEKTPAKQRTFEESQREIEFKLRQSQEEAILGDLLASLKAKYPVEIDQALLAQAEASPVVEEK from the coding sequence TTGTTAAGGAGTTTAAGAAAAATGAAACGATGGCTTTCTACCGCCCTGATCTTAAGCTTGACCATAGCGCTAACCTCCTGCAGCAGCCGCAATAAGACCATCGCCAGTGTCGGCGGCAGCAAAATAACCCTGGGCGAGTTCCAGGACGCCTACAAGCCCCCGATGATCCCCGGCGATTCGGCCGCGGTTCTGGCCGGCAAGCAGGAACTGCTCAACCGGATGGTGGACCAGAAATTGATGGTCAACGAGGCGGTGGCCCGGGGAATGGACAAGGATCCCAAACTGGTCCAGGACCTGGAGGAGCTCAAGAAGAACATCCTGCTGCAGGAGCTTTACCGGGACGAGATCCTCAAAAGGGCCCAGCCCTCCGATTCGGATGTCAAGAAATTCTATGACCGGCTAGGCAAGGAAGCCAAGGCTAGCCATATCCTGGTGAAGACCGAGGAGGAGGCCAAAGAGGTCGCCCAGGCCCTCAAAGGCGGCGGAGATTTCGCCCAGCTGGCCGGCAGCAAATCGGTCGACCGGGGCTCCGCCCAGCGGGGCGGCGACCTGGGATGGTTCGGCTGGGGCAAGATGGTCGAGGAATTTCAGGCGGCGGCCTTTTCCATGAAGCCGGGCCAGACCAGCAAGCCCATCAAGACCGCCTTCGGCTTCCACATCATCCGGCTGGACTCCCTGCGGGAGGTGCCGCTCCAGCCTTTCGAAGAAATGAAGGACCGCATCAAACAGCAGATCTCCTCCACCCGGCCCAGGGAGCTGGCCAATAAATACATCACCAAGCTTCGGGATGGCGCCAATATAAAGATCAAGGGCGATATCATCCAGGCCCTGGCCGCCAAGCAGGCCCCCGGCCAGCCCCTGCCGGCCCTGCCCCAGGCCTCTCCCGAGGAACTCAAGAAGACCGTCATCACCTACAACGGCGGCTCCTGGACGGTGCAGACCCTGTATGATAACGTGAACCGCTACATGCGCGGGGCCCTGGACCTGAACCAGGCCGACCGCCTGAAGGAACAGGTGGAGGGCTTGATCGTCAGCGACCTGCTGCTGGCCCGGGCCAAATCCAAGGGCATTGAGCAGAACCCCAAGGTCAAAGCCCAGCTCAGCCGGACCAGGGACAACATGCTGGCCGAGGCTTACTATCGGGAGGACGTCTCCGGCAAGGTGATGCTGGGCCCCGATCAGGCCAAGAAATATTATCAGGACAATAAAAAAGAGTTCTTCCAGCCGGCCAAGGCCCTGGTTTACATCATTGCCGTGCCGGAGAAGGCCCAGGCCCAGGAGATCTACGACCTGCTGAACAAGGGGGCCGATTTCTCCCAGCTGGCCAGGGAGCGTTCGGTGGATCCCTCCAAGGCCTCCGGCGGAGCCCTGCGGTGGGTGGAGAGCAACGACGCCGAACTTCCTGAGCTTTCCCGGATGGCCTTCGGCCTGGCCCTCAACCAGCCCAGCCGCCCCTTTGCCTATCGCAATAATTTCGCCGTCATCAAGGTCACCGAGAAGACCCCGGCCAAACAGCGGACCTTCGAGGAATCCCAGCGGGAGATAGAGTTCAAGCTGCGGCAGTCCCAGGAGGAGGCCATACTGGGCGACCTGCTGGCCTCCCTCAAGGCCAAATATCCGGTCGAGATCGACCAGGCCCTTCTGGCCCAGGCCGAGGCTTCACCCGTAGTGGAGGAGAAATAG
- a CDS encoding peptidyl-prolyl cis-trans isomerase, translated as MKRILISLAVLGLAAFGCGKRSSDQPAIARVNQAVLVQQDFNDILPEGMTNVTPAQKEEFVRRWVNTELFYQEAQKKGLDKEPKIAKQIRDLQKEILANQFIQKEIVEKLKVSDTEAKEYFESHQEEYQAEIKLSQILTATEDQAQMVKASLDNGEDFAKLAREKSLDPTTKDKGGDLGIYLRRGSGQIPIDFEEKVFSLKKGGISEPIKLSDGYHIMKVTDRRPSSQSVKFEDIREDLVYGLTMLRQKTRFDNISDSLRLASKVESHPELIK; from the coding sequence ATGAAGAGAATTCTGATATCCCTGGCCGTCCTGGGGCTGGCCGCATTCGGCTGCGGGAAGAGATCATCCGACCAGCCGGCCATTGCCCGGGTCAACCAGGCGGTGCTGGTCCAGCAGGATTTCAATGATATCCTGCCCGAGGGGATGACCAACGTCACTCCGGCCCAGAAGGAGGAGTTCGTCCGCCGCTGGGTGAACACCGAACTGTTCTACCAGGAAGCCCAGAAGAAGGGGCTGGACAAGGAGCCCAAGATAGCCAAGCAGATCCGCGACCTGCAGAAGGAGATCCTGGCCAATCAGTTCATCCAGAAGGAGATCGTGGAAAAGCTGAAGGTCAGCGACACCGAGGCCAAGGAATATTTCGAGAGCCATCAGGAGGAGTACCAGGCGGAGATAAAACTCAGCCAGATCCTCACCGCCACCGAAGACCAGGCCCAGATGGTCAAGGCCTCCCTGGACAACGGCGAGGATTTTGCCAAGCTGGCCCGGGAAAAATCGCTGGATCCCACCACCAAGGACAAGGGCGGGGACCTGGGGATATACTTAAGGCGCGGCAGCGGCCAGATCCCGATCGATTTCGAGGAAAAGGTCTTCTCCCTGAAGAAAGGCGGGATATCAGAACCCATCAAGCTGTCGGACGGCTACCATATCATGAAGGTCACCGACCGCCGCCCCTCCAGCCAGAGTGTCAAGTTCGAGGACATCCGGGAGGACCTGGTCTACGGGCTGACCATGCTCCGCCAGAAGACACGGTTCGACAATATCAGCGACAGCCTGAGGCTGGCCTCCAAGGTGGAGAGCCATCCGGAATTGATAAAATGA
- a CDS encoding peptidylprolyl isomerase → MKISKTLLALLLLLGGIARAGDTLDAVIGRVGDQPILKSEVDRQVQLYRMQVPQDPTPLDSLQKMALEQKIENYVMLAQAKKESIFVKDTEIDEILDQRIAEMRSQFPTEEQFTAQLKIEGTTVAQLKAKHRSDVKNMLTVQRLIDRNLRSQVTPPTTKELEAFFASHKDSIPGEPEKVDLSHILIAPKPGQKSKADAQAKVQLVLKQLKLKKPFAEVAKKYSDDEGSAVKGGDLGWFGRNQMVPEFEQAAFALKPGQVSGVIVTQFGFHIIKLLEKKGDQVHASHILIMVAPSAADIARAKRTVTALHQRVVVGQENFNKLAKTYSDDPEAKNTDGKLMGIPVEGFPAEIKDELAILKEGEVSDVIETPTGYHIVKLEKRYPAKTPTLESVKDQLVEYLKSKKMQELYEAWMKKLKAQYFIERKL, encoded by the coding sequence ATGAAGATTTCCAAGACCCTGCTGGCTCTATTGCTGTTGTTGGGCGGCATTGCCCGGGCCGGCGACACCCTGGATGCCGTCATCGGGAGGGTGGGCGACCAGCCGATCCTCAAGAGCGAGGTGGACCGCCAGGTCCAGCTTTACCGGATGCAGGTTCCCCAGGATCCCACCCCGCTGGATTCACTGCAAAAGATGGCCCTGGAGCAGAAGATAGAGAACTACGTGATGCTGGCCCAGGCCAAAAAGGAATCCATTTTTGTAAAAGACACCGAGATAGACGAGATACTGGACCAGCGGATCGCCGAGATGAGGTCCCAGTTCCCCACCGAGGAACAGTTCACCGCCCAGCTCAAGATCGAGGGCACCACGGTGGCCCAGCTCAAGGCCAAACACCGCAGCGACGTCAAGAACATGCTGACCGTCCAGCGATTGATCGACCGGAACCTTCGCTCCCAGGTCACCCCGCCGACCACCAAGGAGCTGGAGGCTTTCTTCGCCAGCCACAAGGATTCCATCCCCGGCGAGCCGGAGAAGGTCGATCTGTCGCATATATTGATAGCCCCCAAACCGGGCCAGAAATCCAAGGCCGATGCCCAGGCCAAGGTCCAGCTGGTGTTGAAACAGCTCAAGCTGAAAAAGCCCTTTGCCGAGGTGGCCAAAAAATATTCGGACGACGAAGGTTCCGCCGTCAAGGGCGGCGATCTGGGCTGGTTCGGACGCAACCAGATGGTGCCGGAGTTCGAGCAGGCGGCCTTCGCCCTCAAGCCGGGGCAGGTGTCCGGCGTGATCGTCACCCAGTTCGGATTTCACATCATCAAACTGCTGGAGAAGAAGGGCGACCAGGTTCACGCCTCCCACATCCTGATCATGGTCGCCCCCTCGGCGGCCGATATTGCCCGGGCCAAAAGAACCGTCACCGCCCTGCACCAGAGGGTGGTGGTGGGACAGGAAAACTTCAACAAGCTGGCCAAGACCTACTCCGACGATCCCGAGGCCAAGAACACCGACGGCAAACTGATGGGCATCCCGGTGGAGGGCTTCCCGGCCGAGATCAAGGACGAGCTGGCCATCCTGAAGGAGGGCGAGGTCAGCGATGTCATCGAGACCCCCACCGGATACCATATCGTCAAGCTGGAAAAGCGTTACCCGGCCAAGACCCCCACCCTGGAATCGGTGAAGGACCAGTTGGTGGAGTATTTGAAATCCAAAAAGATGCAGGAGCTCTACGAGGCCTGGATGAAGAAGCTGAAGGCCCAGTACTTCATCGAACGCAAATTATAG
- a CDS encoding carbon-nitrogen hydrolase family protein: MAQLSLALIQMRCEKAAIDENIKEMRRYLGQAKDAKADIVCFPEMNITGYIDPRQHREAVISRDHPAIKEINGLSREYHTTIIAGFVEQNNADKPFITQFVAEGGSIKGYYRKKTVKDEEAEWFSPGDDQPVFSRSGIKYGLSLCADIDDQNIFKELARQGAKMVIECAAPGLYGDQKTRNWQEGYDWWRGECFGKLGKYAVANGIHIAVATQAGRTTDEDFPGGGYLFSHDGRCITQSADWKEGMVPAKIPSG, from the coding sequence ATGGCGCAACTTAGTTTGGCCCTGATCCAGATGCGCTGTGAGAAGGCGGCCATAGATGAAAATATAAAGGAGATGCGCCGATATCTTGGCCAGGCCAAAGATGCCAAGGCCGACATCGTCTGCTTTCCCGAGATGAACATCACCGGATATATCGACCCCCGGCAGCATCGGGAGGCGGTCATCTCCCGGGACCATCCCGCCATCAAAGAAATCAACGGGTTAAGCCGGGAATACCATACCACCATCATCGCCGGGTTCGTGGAGCAAAATAACGCAGACAAACCATTCATTACCCAATTTGTTGCGGAAGGCGGATCGATCAAGGGATACTACCGCAAGAAGACCGTCAAGGACGAAGAGGCCGAGTGGTTCAGTCCGGGTGATGACCAGCCGGTCTTTTCACGCTCGGGCATAAAATACGGGCTGTCCCTCTGCGCCGATATCGACGACCAGAACATCTTTAAAGAACTGGCCCGCCAGGGGGCTAAAATGGTCATAGAGTGCGCCGCCCCAGGCCTTTACGGGGACCAGAAGACCAGGAACTGGCAGGAGGGTTACGATTGGTGGAGGGGAGAATGCTTCGGCAAGCTGGGCAAATATGCCGTCGCCAACGGCATCCATATTGCGGTGGCCACCCAGGCCGGCCGAACGACGGACGAAGATTTCCCGGGAGGGGGCTATTTGTTTTCCCATGATGGCAGATGCATAACTCAATCGGCCGACTGGAAAGAGGGGATGGTGCCGGCAAAAATCCCATCAGGATGA
- a CDS encoding NUDIX hydrolase, which translates to MNFPTHIVAAGGLVYNREGKMLLMLHPQRGWEFPGGQIENGEDIISGLIREIKEETGVDVTVNKLTGVYQNIKPENEFITTKVMFGFLCEYVSGELSISGESEKVGWFDRTEALKMVALPFLHDRLKDMMEFNGKIVFRTYSKNPDQIHIERNI; encoded by the coding sequence ATGAATTTTCCCACCCATATTGTAGCCGCAGGCGGTTTGGTTTATAACCGCGAAGGAAAGATGCTTTTGATGCTTCATCCCCAAAGAGGATGGGAATTCCCCGGCGGACAGATTGAAAATGGGGAGGATATAATCTCCGGTTTGATCCGGGAAATAAAAGAAGAGACCGGCGTTGATGTCACGGTCAATAAATTAACCGGGGTATATCAGAACATCAAACCAGAGAACGAATTCATAACTACAAAGGTAATGTTTGGGTTTCTGTGCGAATACGTTTCCGGAGAATTGTCAATCAGCGGAGAAAGTGAAAAGGTTGGTTGGTTTGATCGAACAGAAGCATTGAAAATGGTTGCCTTGCCTTTTTTGCACGACAGACTGAAAGATATGATGGAATTTAACGGCAAAATTGTTTTCCGAACATATTCCAAAAATCCCGACCAAATTCATATTGAAAGAAATATATAA
- a CDS encoding M1 family aminopeptidase codes for MKRISLLLAVSPLIFASICQAWQQRVEYNIEARLDTVEHKIYATQHLRYFNNSPDTLNSVWFHLYPNAYRDNSSFFAREAEQMQDYRFRHSSPEDKGWIEINSLLVSDSTAVFKYGPEYGVPFIRGGRADEMAIFGDYGGTHQAVNKIFKEPKYKLDSTSASLNLPIPLAPGDSVDFYFEFTVKVPKFFSRMGHEGTHYEISQWYPKIAVYDAKGWQTDGYHYIGEFYGDYGSFQVGMETPKDLKIGSTGSEVLEFDDQGQPLDDIAGYHLFAADNVHDFAWCADPEYIETTEQHGETAITVLVRPKDKDRWKNVMQYAKDALDHYGRWYGQYPYPTLTVCNGDMAAGGGMEYPNLVIVSTGEDQYTRTLEMVVMHEIGHQWFYGILGNNEMDQAWLDEGINSFSEQRYFEEKYGPEGNYLAKESLRKLLPGASNRNVGRMIPYLYSANRMDQPVDVRACISGEMGQYAASAYMKPAAMMWWLKGYLGNYTFDRVMQGYYRDNQFRHVGTEKFYEAVEKYSQKDVKPYFAPWLKTTGMSDYSVASLRQIKEQRNTYSITLARKGDLAIPAAFSAEDAINKKYDVLWIGRGRDTTFLLQTDGKLVSAVIDPDNVLLETNRWNNCRPRRYRVTLGPRLPSFESYNMFWLPVPWYDNVNGFRLGTMLHGAYLADGDPMVGHHQWTFSPFYGFKSKEISFSFDYQTPVGLRPRPPRAYLTAGSAFDINYAGIGLKRTWGPRLMLDPTESFDLKLDYTRYKDYRFWDPRDVDTAAVVSLMAQRGYGLTRHWGRSSFLSRITLGYLQRPEADINNYLKFELEEKFNFRINRHINPRFRLAAGYIQGPAPAQEQFFLAGSFKTTGLDNLLASGKDWFSTQEHYHVDGGANLPGYYGTHIRGRNMWAVNLTLPVMKSPLSLFAGAGQVANDWLEFTTGSIRADAGLSLALGPMRLMFPLWINKPEEGKKQFDWRWTIGFGGSGEGMGIKF; via the coding sequence ATGAAAAGGATCAGTTTGCTTTTAGCAGTTTCCCCTTTGATCTTTGCCAGCATCTGCCAGGCCTGGCAGCAGAGGGTGGAATATAATATCGAAGCCCGGCTGGACACCGTGGAGCATAAGATATATGCCACCCAACATCTGAGATATTTCAACAACTCGCCGGACACCTTAAATTCTGTTTGGTTCCACCTGTACCCCAATGCCTACCGGGACAACTCCTCCTTTTTCGCCCGGGAGGCCGAGCAAATGCAGGATTACCGGTTCCGGCACTCCTCCCCGGAGGACAAGGGATGGATCGAGATAAATTCCCTGCTGGTGTCCGACAGCACCGCAGTATTCAAATACGGCCCAGAATATGGTGTCCCATTTATCCGGGGCGGCCGAGCGGATGAAATGGCGATATTCGGTGATTACGGAGGCACCCACCAGGCTGTTAATAAAATATTCAAAGAACCAAAATATAAGCTGGACTCCACCTCGGCCAGCCTGAACCTGCCAATTCCCTTGGCTCCCGGTGATTCGGTGGATTTCTATTTCGAGTTCACGGTCAAGGTGCCGAAATTCTTCTCCCGGATGGGGCATGAGGGAACTCATTACGAGATCTCCCAATGGTATCCCAAGATCGCCGTTTATGATGCCAAGGGCTGGCAGACCGACGGCTACCATTACATCGGGGAATTCTACGGGGATTACGGATCTTTCCAAGTCGGTATGGAGACCCCGAAAGACCTCAAAATAGGCTCCACCGGATCGGAGGTGCTGGAATTCGACGACCAGGGACAGCCGTTAGACGATATAGCGGGATATCACCTGTTCGCCGCCGACAATGTCCATGATTTTGCCTGGTGCGCCGATCCGGAATACATCGAAACCACCGAGCAGCACGGGGAGACAGCCATCACGGTGCTGGTGCGCCCCAAGGACAAGGACCGCTGGAAAAATGTGATGCAGTATGCCAAGGACGCCCTGGATCATTATGGAAGGTGGTACGGCCAATACCCCTACCCCACCCTGACGGTCTGCAACGGTGACATGGCGGCCGGGGGCGGCATGGAGTATCCCAATCTGGTGATCGTTTCCACCGGCGAGGACCAATACACCCGGACCCTGGAGATGGTGGTGATGCACGAGATCGGCCACCAGTGGTTCTACGGCATTCTGGGCAACAACGAGATGGACCAGGCCTGGCTGGACGAGGGGATCAACTCCTTTTCGGAGCAGAGATATTTTGAGGAGAAATACGGGCCGGAAGGCAACTACCTGGCCAAGGAATCATTAAGAAAATTGCTGCCCGGGGCCAGCAACCGGAACGTGGGCCGGATGATTCCCTACCTTTATTCTGCCAATAGAATGGACCAGCCGGTCGATGTCAGGGCCTGCATCTCCGGGGAGATGGGGCAGTATGCCGCCAGCGCCTACATGAAGCCGGCGGCCATGATGTGGTGGCTAAAAGGATATCTGGGGAATTATACTTTCGACCGGGTGATGCAGGGTTATTACCGCGACAACCAGTTCCGACATGTCGGTACGGAAAAATTCTATGAAGCAGTGGAAAAATATTCACAAAAAGACGTCAAGCCATATTTTGCCCCCTGGTTAAAAACCACCGGAATGAGCGATTACTCGGTGGCTTCGTTGCGTCAGATAAAGGAACAAAGAAATACCTACAGTATCACCCTGGCCAGAAAGGGAGATCTGGCCATCCCGGCGGCATTTTCAGCCGAGGATGCCATCAATAAAAAATACGACGTTTTATGGATCGGCAGGGGAAGGGATACAACCTTTCTTCTGCAGACCGACGGAAAGCTGGTCTCCGCAGTGATCGATCCCGACAATGTTTTACTGGAGACCAATCGCTGGAATAACTGCCGGCCCCGCAGATACAGGGTAACCCTGGGTCCCCGCCTGCCGTCCTTCGAATCGTACAACATGTTCTGGCTGCCGGTTCCCTGGTACGATAATGTCAACGGTTTTAGGTTGGGAACCATGCTGCACGGGGCCTATCTGGCCGACGGCGATCCCATGGTGGGACATCATCAGTGGACCTTCTCGCCCTTCTACGGCTTCAAGTCCAAAGAGATCAGCTTCAGCTTCGATTACCAGACCCCGGTGGGCTTGCGCCCCCGACCGCCCCGGGCATATCTTACCGCCGGCTCGGCCTTCGATATCAACTACGCCGGGATCGGGCTCAAACGGACCTGGGGGCCGCGGCTGATGCTGGATCCCACCGAGAGCTTCGACCTGAAGCTGGATTATACCCGCTACAAGGATTACCGCTTCTGGGACCCCCGGGATGTCGATACCGCAGCGGTGGTCAGCCTGATGGCCCAGCGGGGTTATGGCCTGACCCGGCATTGGGGCCGGTCGTCGTTCCTCAGCCGGATAACATTGGGCTACCTCCAGAGACCGGAGGCGGACATCAATAATTATCTAAAATTTGAACTGGAGGAAAAATTCAATTTCAGGATAAACCGGCATATCAACCCCAGATTCCGTCTGGCTGCCGGTTACATCCAGGGGCCGGCCCCGGCCCAGGAGCAGTTCTTTCTGGCCGGGAGTTTCAAGACCACCGGCCTGGACAACCTGCTGGCCTCCGGAAAGGACTGGTTCTCCACCCAGGAGCATTATCACGTGGACGGCGGGGCCAATCTGCCGGGATATTACGGCACCCATATCCGGGGCCGGAATATGTGGGCGGTCAACCTGACCCTGCCGGTTATGAAAAGCCCGCTGTCACTTTTCGCCGGGGCCGGGCAGGTGGCCAACGACTGGCTGGAGTTCACCACAGGAAGCATCCGGGCCGATGCCGGGCTGTCATTGGCCCTGGGGCCGATGCGGCTGATGTTCCCGCTGTGGATAAATAAACCAGAAGAGGGCAAGAAACAGTTCGATTGGCGGTGGACCATCGGCTTCGGCGGCAGCGGGGAAGGGATGGGTATAAAGTTTTAG
- a CDS encoding DUF4416 family protein, with protein MAVIRTVKPIKYFLGLIYSPEVSLWDLERELQKRFGTIDRKSPVLDFSGSTDYYSPEMGPKLFRAWWSLHQLGDPGKLPELKLLSNQLEDEYLKASESTGRVVNIDPGYVNEARVILASCKDFSHRVYLGRGIYGDVTLIYRGDGFKPLEWTYPDYQCPEALRYFQTLKDDYRKQIKEAK; from the coding sequence ATGGCCGTTATCCGAACAGTCAAGCCGATCAAATATTTTCTAGGATTGATATATTCCCCCGAAGTGAGCCTGTGGGACCTGGAGCGGGAACTGCAGAAACGCTTCGGCACCATCGATCGCAAAAGCCCGGTGCTGGATTTCAGCGGCTCCACCGATTATTATTCCCCGGAGATGGGCCCAAAACTTTTCCGGGCCTGGTGGAGCCTGCACCAGCTGGGAGATCCCGGAAAACTGCCGGAGCTTAAGCTGCTGTCGAACCAACTGGAGGATGAATACCTGAAGGCCTCTGAAAGCACCGGCCGGGTCGTGAATATCGACCCCGGATATGTAAACGAGGCCCGGGTGATACTGGCCTCCTGCAAGGATTTTTCCCACCGGGTCTATCTGGGCCGGGGAATATACGGGGATGTCACCCTCATCTACCGGGGCGACGGATTCAAGCCGCTGGAATGGACCTACCCCGACTACCAATGCCCCGAGGCTTTGAGATATTTCCAGACATTGAAGGACGATTACCGAAAACAGATCAAGGAGGCGAAATGA